Part of the Sinomonas atrocyanea genome is shown below.
TGGCAGCAGGTCTCCCAGACGTTCGTCGAGGGCCTCGGCCTCACGTGGAACCCGCTGACCACCCAGATCGAGAGCCACGACTGGCAGGCCGAGCTGTACGCGGACATGGCCCGCTTCAACCGGATCCTGCACAACGTGTGCACGGACATCTGGAGCTACATCTCGATCGGGTACTTCGCCCAGATCCCCGTCGCGGGCGCCACCGGTTCCTCGACCATGCCGCACAAGGTCAACCCGATCCGCTTCGAGAACGCCGAGGCGAACCTCGAGATCTCCTCGGCCCTCCTCGACACGCTCGGCGCGACGCTCGTGACCTCCCGCTGGCAGCGCGACCTGACCGACTCGTCCTCCCAGCGCAACATCGGCGTGGCGTTCGGCCACTCCCTGCTGGCGATCTCGAACGTCGCCAAGGGCCTCGAGCGCCTCGACGTCGCCGAGGACGTCCTCGCCGCGGACCTCGACACGAACTGGGAGGTCCTCGCGGAGGCCATCCAGATGGTCATGCGCGCCGAGGCGATCGCCGGGGTGCCGGGGATGGACAACCCCTACGAGCGGCTCAAGGACCTCACCCGCGGCCACCGCGTGGATGCCGCGCGCATGAAGGAGTTCGTCTCCGGGCTCGGCCTCTCCGCCGATGCCGAGGCCCGCCTGCTCGCCCTCACCCCGGCCACCTACAACGGGGTCGCCGGCCGGCTGGTCGACCACCTCGGCTAGCCTGCCGCGCACGACGGCGCGCCGGCACCTTGCGGTGTCGGCGCGCCGTTCGCGTCTCCCGGCCTACTCCTGCGGGCGGGCGAGCCCCTGCCGCAGCTCGCGCGCCTTGCGGATGTCCTCCTGCGCCACCTTCTGCTTCTTCTCGATCTGCGCGGTGTCCTTCGGCGGCAGCTGGATCGACTCCTCGGCCCCGATCCCCGCCTGAAGCTCGCGGCCGCGCTCCGTCTCGGCGTCGAACTCGGCGCCGAAGAGCAGGGACATGTTCACGAGCCAGAGCCACAGCAGCAGGATGATGACGCTGCCGAGGGCCCCATAGGTCTTGTTGTAGTGGCCGAAGTTGGCCACGTAGAACCCGAAGCCGGCGGTGGTCACCGCGAGCACGACCAGGGCCATGAGCGAGCCGGCAGTCACCCAGCGGAACTTGGGCTGCTTCACGTTCGGGGTGAAGTAGTAGAGCGTCGCGATGAGGACGATCACGAGGGCCAGCAGGACCGGCCACTTGGCGATGTTCCAGACCATGACGGCCACGCCGCCCAGCCCGATCACATTGCCCACGGCCTCCGCGACGGGACCGCTGAGGACCAGCATGGCGGAGACGATCGCCACGAGGATCACCGAGGCGATCGTCACGGCGAGCATGGTGCCGCGGAGCCGGACGAAGCCCCGGCCCTCGCCGACCTCGTAGATGCGGTTCATCGCCCGTCCGAACGCGCCGACGTAGCCGGAGGCGGACCAGAGGGCACCGAGGATGCCGCCGATCAGGGCGAGCCCGGCGGCAGGGCTCTTCACAAGTTCCTCGACGGGCCCGCGGACCGTGTCCGCCGCGGCGCCGGGGGCCACGGACTGGACGATGTCCATCATCCCGTTCACGGTCGTCTCGGCCTGGCCGAAGAGCCCGAGGATCGAGACGAGGGCGAGGAGCGCCGGGAACAGGGAGAGCACCGCGTAGTACGTCAGCGACGCCGCGAGGTCTGGGCAGGCGTCGTTGCTGAACTCGCGGAAGGTCTTCAGGGCGATGTACTTCCAGGAAGGCTTCGTGACGTCGCGGATGCGTTCCGGCTTCACGTCGTCGTCGGGCGCTGGGGCCGAGGACTCCTTCTGCGCGGTCTGGGCAGCGTTCTGGTCGGTCATGCGCGGTACTTACCCAGACCGGGCTGGGGGCAATCGGACCATTCGGCCGCCGATTTCGCCTCCGGCCGCGGCGCGTGTAAAGTAGATCAAGCGCCGCGGGGTGGAGCAGTTCGGTAGCTCGCTGGGCTCATAACCCAGAGGTCGTAGGTTCAAATCCTGCCCCCGCAACTGACGAAGGCCCCCGGTCCACACGGACCGGGGGCCTTCTGCATGCCCGAACCCGCCGAGTCCGTGTACGGGGCGGCCAGCGGGGCCTATCATCAAGGGGACTTCCATCCTCAGGTGGTCGGCATGTCGGACTCCGAAGAACATCGTCCCCCGTCGTGGTGGAGCACCCTCCCCGGCATCCTCACCGGTGTGGCCGCGCTGATCACCGCCCTGGCGGGTCTGTTCTTCGGCCTCGTCCAGCTCAACTCGCAGGGGACGGCCGCCACCACCGTGAAGAGCTCGGCCGCCGCTAATCCGGCGCGCCCAGCCCAAAGCTCCATCCCGGAAACAGCCATCGCCTCGGCACCCCCTGCCGCCGTCCAGGTCACCAACCAGCCCCAGCGTGTCGGTGACCTCGAGTACACCGTGGTGAGCGCGTCGGCCAGGCCCGACGCCGACGGCCTGAGCGCCATCGAGTTCACCGTGCGCTGCTTCAACTACGGCCGGTATGACGCCAACTTCTGGGATGCAGGGTTCCGCGTCGCGGCCGGTTCGGACGTCTACTCACCCACCTCCGGCCTCGACGTGGTCGTCCCGTCGGACTCGAGCACCACGGGAGTGGTCCGGTTCGTCGTCCCTGCCAGCGCGCGGTCTCTCACCCTCACATTCAGATTCCCGGCTGGGGAGAGGTCCGTCCCGGTCTCGCTGTCCTAGGCCCCGGCGGAACGCCCCGCCACGCGGCCGGAGAAGAGGCAGCCGCCCAGGAACGTGCCCTCCAGGGCGTTGTAGCCCATCATCCCGCCGCCCCCGAAGCCGGCCGCCTCCCCCGCGGCGAACAGCCCGGGGACCGGCCGCCCCGACGGGGCCAGGCAGCGGCCGGAGAGGTCGGTCTCGAGGCCGCCGAGGGTCTTGCGCGTGAGGATGTTGAGCCGCACCGCGATCAGCGGGCCGTGCCGGGGATCGAGGATCCGGTGCGGCGCGGCGACCCGGATGAGCCGGTCGCCGAGGTACTTCCGGTGCGCGCGCAGGAAGGTGACCTGGGCGTCCTTGCCGAAGGCGTTCTCGATCTCGGCGTCGCGCGCCTCGAGCACCGCCCGCACGGCCGGCTCGGACACGAGCCCTGGCTCCCCCACCCGGTTCATCCCCTCGACGAGCTCGCCCAGGGTCCGGGCGACCACGAAGTCCTCGCCGTGCTCCTTGAACGCCTCGATCGGAGCCGCCGCGCCCGGCCGCAGGCGTGAGGCCAGGAGCCGGAAGTCCTTGCCGGTCAGGTCCGGGTTCTGCTCGGACCCGGAGAGCGCGAACTCCTTCTCGATGATCGACTGCGTGAGCACGAACCACGAGTAGTCGTACCCCGTGGCCCGCAGGTGCTTGAGCGTCCCTAGGGTGTCGAACCCGGGGAACAGCGGCGCCGGCAGCCTCCTGCCCAGGGCGTCGAGCCACACCGAGGAGGGACCGGGCAGGATCCGGATCCCGTGGTTCTCCCACACCGGATTCCAGTTCCGCAGCCCCTCCGTGTAGTGCCACATGCGGTCGCCGTTGATGACGCGCGCACCGGCCGCCTCGGCGATCGGGAGCATGCGCCCGTCCACGTGGGCCGGCACACCCGCCACCATGGTGCGCGGCGGGGTGCCGAGGCGCTCGGGCCACAGCCTGCGGACCATGTCGTGGTTGCCGCCGACCCCGCCGGAGGCGATCACGATCGCGCCCGCCTCCACCTCGAACTCCCCCACCACGCGCCGGCCGCTCGCCGTCCCGCGCTCGGCGTCCGACGGCGCGAGTCGGGCTCCGCGCACGCCGGTCGCGGCGCCGTCGTGCGTCACCACCTCGTCGACGCGGTGCCGGAACAGGAAGCGGATGCGGGCGGCGTCTGCGTGCGCCCGGGCGCGGCGGACGAACGGCGCGAGGACGCCGGGGCCGGTGCCCCAGACGAGGTGGAAGCGCGGCACGGAGTTGCCGTGGCCGTCCGCGCGCCCGTCGCCGCGCTCGGCCCAGCCCACCACCGGGAAGAAGCGCACGCCCATGCCGTGCAGCCACGCGCGCTTCTCGCCGGCTGCGAAGTCCAGGTAGGCCTCGGCCCAGAGCCGGGGCCAGTAGTCCTCGGGGCGGTCAAACTGGGCGGAGCCGAACCAGTCCTGCCTGGCCAGGGCGAGCGAGTCCCGCACACCCATGCGCCGCTGCTCGGGCGAGCCGACGAGGAAGAGCCCGCCGAGGGACCAGTGCGCCTGCCCGCCGAGCGACTGCGGCGGCTCCTGGTCGAGGACCACGACCTCCCGGCCAGCGTCCGCGGCCTCGACCGCCGCCACGAGTCCCGCGAGCCCGGCCCCCACCACGCACACGTCCGCCTGGACCGTCTGATCTGCCATGGGCCCAGCCTTTCCGCCCATCCCGCGCGCGTCAACGGTGCCGCATACTGGAGCCATGTCCGGCTGCTGCGGGCCCGGCCCCGGGAACACCGACCCGACGAGGTACAGCGCGGTCTTCACCCCGTCCTTCTCCCGCAGCATCACGAGGCGCTACGAGCGGAAGGGCCTGCGCCCCGTCGAACAGCGGATCGTGGACTTCCTGGCGGGCACCGGCATCGAGGGTGCGAGCGTCCTCGAGATCGGGGGCGGCGTGGGCGAGATCCAGCTCGAGCTCCTCAAGCGCGGGGCCGGCCGCACCGAGAACCTCGAGCTCTCCGACGCCTACGAGTCCAACGCCGAGCGGCTCGTCGAACGGGCGGGGCTGGGCGGGCGCGTCTCGCGCCGCCTCGGGGTGGACATCGCGGAGACGCCCGACGCCGTCGGGCCGGCGGACGTCGTCATCCTCCACCGCGTCGTGTGCTGCTACCCCGACTACGTCAAGCTCCTCGGCGCGGCGGCCCGGCACGCGCGGCGCGCGCTCGTGTTCAGCTACCCGCCGCGGAACCTGTTCCACCGTGCCGGATTCACGGCCGTCAACGCCTTCATGCGCGCCACGGGCA
Proteins encoded:
- a CDS encoding YihY/virulence factor BrkB family protein, producing MTDQNAAQTAQKESSAPAPDDDVKPERIRDVTKPSWKYIALKTFREFSNDACPDLAASLTYYAVLSLFPALLALVSILGLFGQAETTVNGMMDIVQSVAPGAAADTVRGPVEELVKSPAAGLALIGGILGALWSASGYVGAFGRAMNRIYEVGEGRGFVRLRGTMLAVTIASVILVAIVSAMLVLSGPVAEAVGNVIGLGGVAVMVWNIAKWPVLLALVIVLIATLYYFTPNVKQPKFRWVTAGSLMALVVLAVTTAGFGFYVANFGHYNKTYGALGSVIILLLWLWLVNMSLLFGAEFDAETERGRELQAGIGAEESIQLPPKDTAQIEKKQKVAQEDIRKARELRQGLARPQE
- a CDS encoding FAD-binding dehydrogenase, giving the protein MADQTVQADVCVVGAGLAGLVAAVEAADAGREVVVLDQEPPQSLGGQAHWSLGGLFLVGSPEQRRMGVRDSLALARQDWFGSAQFDRPEDYWPRLWAEAYLDFAAGEKRAWLHGMGVRFFPVVGWAERGDGRADGHGNSVPRFHLVWGTGPGVLAPFVRRARAHADAARIRFLFRHRVDEVVTHDGAATGVRGARLAPSDAERGTASGRRVVGEFEVEAGAIVIASGGVGGNHDMVRRLWPERLGTPPRTMVAGVPAHVDGRMLPIAEAAGARVINGDRMWHYTEGLRNWNPVWENHGIRILPGPSSVWLDALGRRLPAPLFPGFDTLGTLKHLRATGYDYSWFVLTQSIIEKEFALSGSEQNPDLTGKDFRLLASRLRPGAAAPIEAFKEHGEDFVVARTLGELVEGMNRVGEPGLVSEPAVRAVLEARDAEIENAFGKDAQVTFLRAHRKYLGDRLIRVAAPHRILDPRHGPLIAVRLNILTRKTLGGLETDLSGRCLAPSGRPVPGLFAAGEAAGFGGGGMMGYNALEGTFLGGCLFSGRVAGRSAGA
- a CDS encoding methyltransferase domain-containing protein, with translation MSGCCGPGPGNTDPTRYSAVFTPSFSRSITRRYERKGLRPVEQRIVDFLAGTGIEGASVLEIGGGVGEIQLELLKRGAGRTENLELSDAYESNAERLVERAGLGGRVSRRLGVDIAETPDAVGPADVVILHRVVCCYPDYVKLLGAAARHARRALVFSYPPRNLFHRAGFTAVNAFMRATGKTYRGYTHDPAAMVDVVRRHGLDPVYAHRGLAWHITGAVRAR